In the Primulina tabacum isolate GXHZ01 chromosome 15, ASM2559414v2, whole genome shotgun sequence genome, ataatctcaataatttttccataaaaaaacaaacaccaaaaaatattaaaacttcaCACATGGttactaattatatattattattcaaGAGTTCCATAGAAATATGGATGATAAGCCAATTGAATTAGAAAGTCGTAAAATTTGGAAACTCGGAACGATGGTATTATAAAATTCCACTGTCAAGCCATATCTCATGTAATTAACAACGTGTGTTTATATCATTGAAATAATTATCTAAATATGATAAACTTTTGTTATTGCAAATTTACGGTTTCCCTcatctaaaaatttaaaatataagtaaagataagatttaatttaaaaataaagataaatatatgattaaatatttaaaaagagAGGCTATTTTAGGAAAGAAAAATTCTTCAAGAcagttatataataaatatataattataatttaaataaagttTCACCAAATCAATTAGAAATAGTTAGTACAGGAATCCCGAATTTAATTATAAAGTATAGATAGGATTAAGCAGCAAACACATTTTAATAACATTCTTTACGCCTATAGAAGCtatatttaaaatttctaaGGAAATAGATTcattacttatatatatatattactattatCTTAAATTGATACTCTAGAACATGACCAAGGATGACAATGTGTATGGGTAGCGTAGCACATGTACTTAAACCAAACTCAACTTATTTGCGTTGGGTATAGAATCTTATTCGACATGATCCATTGTCATCTTGACATACGACCGcgatacatacatacatacatacatacatacatattaaaattaatgatgatatTTAATTTCGACAAATACATTTAATTAGAAAAATTTTATCTCAttgtattttgtattttattttggttatctGTTTAGGCATAGTAtggtacacatgataggataaatatgtgatatataatataaggataagttaatgataaataagatgtaggatattatatttaatgtttggtatgattttaataaaagtgattaaatttatatattagattgtaatgataaaattaaccttatcataataaattttataatttcaacgttgttgcttgagttcatagtTTTTATCTGTTCTTGCGCCgatagtgcttgcatgatttatttatttttacctaattttttatattatataatatgataattgagcccttgattttgtgagtcaagtcaaatatcaatttttaaggttaatcgagtgatactaataattttattgataattataaaaattatttatataattatctcgaattcatttatataattatcatattatataatatataaaaataaataaaaatatttatttgattttaatttctatctactagcatagatttataaaaatcatttataaattgagggcaattaagtcatttgtagtgtatttcatcattaaattaaaattatcacacctaatagaagaagcattttatccttctaaaaaattatttatcaagggcACATGATATTATCATAGGCTTTTTAAAAAGGTACCAAACATGGGATAAGGagaattatttatcaatccctcccttatcccatgtaccaaactatgccttatAGTATGCcctattaaatttattacatatcatttaaaaatttatgtacCTAAATTATGCAAAATAAGTGATATTAGAAGTAAAAAAAGGAGAGAATACTTCTACTAAGGAGCAAttcgaacaaaaaaaaaaaacttatgatTTTTATTACAAAATATCTTTCGGCTACGCAAAAAATATTAAGCtaagtaataattaaaaaattgtaaaattagtAATTAGTTTTAGGAATAAAACATTAGCTTTGAACATCCATGATAGATAAAAATTGATCTACCATGGACAATTAATTATCAGATTTCAACGACACCCATGTCTAAAAATcctaaaaaattggaaaacgagACCTACGAttcaaaagtttataaaaaatatacaagACCGTCTCTATTTTATAAGATATATATCTTAATCAATCTGATCCtatcaattaaaatattaatttttatctcaaaaatattttttttatttcaaatatggaTCAAGTCAAATTTTATCGCGGATTAAAAAATTTATCGCTCTGCCAATAAAAAACGAGACTTGTTGATCTAAATACTTCTGTAATTagaactttaaagattttaccaaatctaaaccaccaataataataaaaaaaaaaaaaaaagcactaTAAGTACGTCTCCTGTTCAAAGAGTCCTACATGCATCCTTTTATTTCCTCGTGTTATCCTTGTTATAATAGAAGAAGCAGGCCACAGAGTACATAGAGCCGCCGGTTTTGGGATTATGATAAGTGAATTTTTGTGCGATTTTGAAGAGTAAAAACAATTCAATGGcttctgagaagatggattccGCAGAGAAAATTACCGAGGGCAAAAGTAGCAGCGGCATCAAAAGTGCGTTCATCAAGAGGCGTGATTGTTTGATTAAGAAGGCGAGTGAATTAGCTATTCTCTGCGGTTCCGAAGTTGCCATTATTGGATACTCCAACGACGGGAAGTTGTTCGAATATGCTAGTTCCGAGTACGCCCTCTATGCTGCTATCTTCGTTTCTGAGAATTCCTTTTCTGTTGTTTCTTTGGGATTTATTCATGTGTTTGTTCGTTCATGAGAATTTTTTCGGTGATTTAATATGAGAAACAAAAGAGTATGGATTCATGTGGTAACAAAACtaattaaagttaattatttaacaattatACTATAATAAtgttgatttgatttttataaactaaattatctACGATATTATAGGTACTATagaatttaaatcaaatttacAGTTTCAGATTATAGTATGATTTCGGTAATGGCCTCTAACTTTTAGGAACCTGTACCAAACCGGTTTGTAAATTCTGGGTTTTTGTTTTagttttggttttggtttttgAGAGAACGGTTTAGGTTGCGGTTCACGGTTCTTTAGGAACTCTGGTTGAGTCTAGCTAGGGGTGGGGTAGGCGTTAAAGATATCAAAGCttgttatttatagtaaattgtctTTGAATACACATGgctgttgttttgtttttgtttttcggGTAAGTTGTATGGAGATCTGAGAAACCGAAAAATTACGCTGATGTTCGAAAGATAGGTTGTATAAGAATTCGAAACTGGTTGAACTAAGATATGCAATAAGTAGTATCATGCAACACGATAAGCTGATCAGTTGAACGATGATTCCCTTGATCACTGCAGCATGGCGAAAATAATGAAGAGATTTGAAGAGTGCCAGCGAATTAAAAAAGGTGTTCCGGTGAACCACGATCCAGAGGTACGTGTGATGCTTAAAATTTGACATATCTATGGACTTTTAATCCTTCCACATATTCATTATATGTATCGGATTTAGTATGGTTTGTTCTCTTAACAGAGGCAAGAGGATGTTCTGAGAGAAGAGATGGAAAAGCTCAAACAAAAGGAGGACCAGTATGTTTTCTCACAAAAATGAGATTcttgtatttttcgaaaatccgTGTTGTGTTGTGTTGTGTCTTTTCTGTTAATTTGCAGGCATGTGTTGGGGAGGAATCTCGATAGCATGAGTCGCGAAGATTTGCAAGAACTCGAACAACAACTAAACGAAGGGTTATTGTGCATTAAGGATAGGAAGGTTTGTCCTTTAAATTAAACTGTGGGCTTAAAACAAAACGTATTACTCTTTGATTGCTAACAATAAAAGACAATGCTACGGTTTCAGGAGGCAATATTGGTCCAGAAACTTCAAAAATCAAGGGATAATGTATGCAGATTAATCTCTTATTTTGTGCATCAGCTGATTTCTCGTACGGGTCCTGGAGGAAAATTGAAAAACATTTGTcccttattttaattttatttcaggAGCTACAATCCATGCAGGAGAATGTGACTTTACGCCAAAAGGCATGTGTAGCTCTCTCATTTTGCGTTGCGAAATTCGGCTATTGATGTGAATGTATCTAAGTAATCTGCACTGGCTTAATATGATTCATAGGTTGAAAACCTTGAAAGGCTTTGTGCCCCGATCAGCTATCAACAACCAATTCTTCTCGAGTACCAGTTGAAGGGGCAGAGCAACTTCGAGCTCGGACAAGGCGTTGCCAGTCCCCAACTAGCTTGCGATACTAGCACTGGAGATGCAGACTTAGTGGACACCACCCTGCAATTGGGGTAAgacattttctccgaattttcGGCCTTTTATGTTACTGTTTTCCTACTAGGAGTATGTGTGTCCTGCTTTTCGTGTAGGCCTTCAACTTCCAAGGTTTGTGGAAAAAGGAAAACTCCATGCGAGGAAAGAAGAAGCAATGCCGATACTTTTCTTTCGATATAGGACCAGCCGGCGATTTATggaatgtttaaaaaaattattatgaacTTTTTTTTTACAAAGTTGTACaactttatataaaaaattatctataatcactttttcaaatatttacaaaCACTACCTTATTTTTGtggtttatatatattttttgctttgatgattttatgatctaTCTATGTCTTGATTTAGTTATTCTATATTTCTCATCGCACATATGGTTTTTGGGAATGTATAAAACACCAGGTGATTAGCTTTATGGACTTGCAGCCTCCCCTTTAAAGAATTCTAATGAATTTCTACGTATATTTCTATGTACGTGTTTATGTTGAAAATTTGGGTTGAATGTGAATGAAAATTAATAGTTGGTTTGAGGCCTACTAATGGAAGTAATTAGCAATTTGAAAAATTTCGTTTGATGTACTTATTGTATAGTAAGGTGTGCAAATCAAAACTCggatttgtactgaaaagcatTGACTCATGTTCGAGCACGACCACTGTACGTCTGTATGAATCAAAATTGGTCTTCTAGACTAACCCACATTTCATTGCTTCTAATTCTTCTTCAATTAAAATAGATGTccctatatatatacacacacacacattgttGCTATATTTGCTAATTGCAAgtatacggtgtcaagttttagtactcgATTTAAGCATATATATCTTTCTCATAGACTGtgcaatttaataatatattattacttACCATAATTAGAATAGTcagactttatttagaaaatttaatCGATTGTTGATTGATAATTATAAGTTAAAATGAATTAAAGCACACAAACGATCTAAAATAACCTAAAATAAGAATCTATACGTGCGGCTTCACTTGGTCTTTACAATATTGAATTATCATTGACATCTATATTTATAAATTCGACCCGTTTACTACCTTAGAATTCTCAAATATACATACTCCTTTTCCCAAGTAGAATGTAGAAATTAATTATCTAATATCGATTTCAATATCCCTATTAAAAAtcaaacaataaataatttcaATAGCATATTAATTCTTTTAATTGATTCGATGGAGTTTTAGATCTTCTAAACTATATAAACACTAATGATATATTTTCATATGGTTCTATTTTAAATCTCTCTCTCGAGTGATAGATTTCAAATAAATACGACACTCCAATTAGTGATCAAGTAATTGAAATCGCTAGAATCcgcataatataaataaatcaagAAGAAATTCGCATACGtaaatcaacaatttataaatatatattcgaCCAAGCTACGTTGTCCTCTAGATTAAATAAATCAGTTCATGatgaaaaaaaaagataaaacaaATTAATGTTTTTCAACATCAAAATAATCGCCTAAGAAATAGTAAGAAGAATAAGAGAAAGAATCTGAAACTGCGACTCCATTCCTGGTAGATGCGCTCCCATCTTCGCACTTCGTTCTTCATTCTTTGtatttgtttttcatgcatCTGCAGCTCCTCTTTCGTGGTTAggatttcaatatttatatttgtgTCCATGTTCCGAGACCTATGAAGAAGCTCGCACAGGTCTACGTCACACGCTAGTGTGTGACTGGTGCTGTTTCTGTCTCCTGCTTCTGCGTGGTTGCGCGCTTCTACTTTTTGCGCCTCCTAGGCACGTAGGTGCTAGCGGTCACATGCTAGCTTATGTTTCTGGTACTCTGCTGGCGGCACACATGCTTCTGTTCTCCCttatttgtaatgcccgaatttaaaaaaaattgaaaaaaaaaagttattgtTCATGAGGTTACTAttcaagcgctgcggcgctagaatagtagcgcctaggcgcttgagaTGCAGGATTTTGGCGCTAATGCACTGAAAAGTGGTGCTGAGGCACTACAGACGTTAAAAATCAATATGTAAGCCCACCTTCACCTCCACCAATCATTTTCCTCCTCCTTCACGTAATCCTCATCCATCTTCTCTCCATTTTTATGAGTGATTCGCTCAAGAAAAACATGAAATGAAGGTAGATTTGTGATCCTCTAGTCACGGGCTTCAAGTTGACGTAAGTATTTCCCAattttattcaagtttggaaatggCTTGAAATTTGGAATtaatatttgagatattaagatgttgaagttgttgtatttgagttggtttgaatttaaaaaggATATGagaatggtttcttgtttacGTGCAAAGAACAATTTTTACACCTTCTGTATTTCGTGTATATGGAATAGTTTTGTTTGGATTTTGGAGTTAGggtcttcatcaaacttgtagATCATAGAGTTAGCTTCGATTTGGTTTTTGAATCACTCAATTCCATGAAGAAGTGAAAgcgatatgtgatttttactaaaACTGGTCTAGAACTCCAAGTTAGTACAGATTTGTGTACATGCCTTCTATTTATTCGAATTCTGAGATTCCTTGAATGAGATTCTGGATTTGATGTTCAAATGAAAGTTATAACATTGTCTTGTCTTAGAAATGATAGCAAACTGGCTTGATTTCATTTGATATTGAGGAAGTTATGCTCAAAATACTAAAATGTGCCAGAAATGTATTGACGCAGAATTCATGggaattatgttatatgtttcaTATTATGAACGACTGAGTAAAtgactttatttgacaaaattttgtgaagaataatttttggGCTTTTagttttcttgcatatccaatttgcggatcttgatttgaagtagtattgaattaattatgaattttgaacataaattgctctgttttgataaatgatccgagttcttgagttatagtagaattacttgtgatttgatgatgattgatgtcttgagatgagtttattatgatatctagatgatgatattgatttgcatcattacattgcatattgagccacttgtctattaatatttgatatggtggaggtcgccttgatttactgatttgttggacgtatggggctatagttgagttgacatagtgtatgcggaggttgCTGCTATGgtctgaacactctctataggcgcatcatagtcctgggattgtagaacacaacacctcaccccgagcggatgagtcgatGGATGTTGTTGGGGGATTctcttcccttgggtaccctatgaccggatgattcacttgatcttgagatttattgatagcccacagcttctaatcatgcattgcattatattgcatttttatgaattttatatgaactatttgtcattttaattctcatatgttattgattgcatCATAGATCATATGGGTTTATACTCATCGCCACGTCgactacctcttgttttcatgtgcttgacggtaggtgaggcgaggcttgggatgcaaGAGTctagctccaggcgaggagttacgagttagagtgggattctcggatCTTACGAGCTATtttatgatgtttggattatttTGGTTCACTAgttattttggcatgttaaaacttatatttcaaatatttgagaactttaaattattttgacgatatttatgtcagtttgtgaacCACAGATTATGTGTTTTACTCAATCgtttggtttgttacatttataattattagtattactgtcagacccggggccccacattaggtggtatcagagcgtaagatatttgggaacaaggtagatcgagtcagtttgaattgcttgatcatgtTATATATTTGCTAGCATTTTCACTGTTCCATAATGTGAAATATATGATCATAATTGatatattatattgttgagctttattagagatttttgagatttattgagTCTCGAGAGCCGGAGATGGTTGATAcaaaattgagatgattatgatattgtgattttatatgtgtttgatatattgtatatcagacatggctactcgaggtagaggtcatggtagacctagacagaacATACTGTTAGAGTatg is a window encoding:
- the LOC142525895 gene encoding agamous-like MADS-box protein AGL15; this encodes MASEKMDSAEKITEGKSSSGIKSAFIKRRDCLIKKASELAILCGSEVAIIGYSNDGKLFEYASSEYALYAAIFVSENSFSVVSLGFIHVMAKIMKRFEECQRIKKGVPVNHDPERQEDVLREEMEKLKQKEDQHVLGRNLDSMSREDLQELEQQLNEGLLCIKDRKEAILVQKLQKSRDNELQSMQENVTLRQKVENLERLCAPISYQQPILLEYQLKGQSNFELGQGVASPQLACDTSTGDADLVDTTLQLGPSTSKVCGKRKTPCEERRSNADTFLSI